In the Colwellia sp. 20A7 genome, one interval contains:
- a CDS encoding flavin reductase family protein — protein MNFDFSDFSANQRYHLMTQTIIPRPIAWALTDSGNGSFNLAPFSYFTAVSSAPPILMLSVGKKPNGDDKDTLANIIKNEKVVIHIASEQHASLVTQTAQTLAHGESELTDAGIETTEFANFSLPRIAQCDIAYGCELYEIKPLGDVPQSLIFVEVKQVYINDKVVDIDEKQRIKVHADRIQPLARLGGAEYATINNPFEISRPK, from the coding sequence ATGAATTTTGATTTTTCTGACTTTAGCGCTAACCAACGCTACCACTTAATGACACAAACCATTATTCCTCGCCCTATCGCTTGGGCTTTAACTGATTCAGGTAATGGTTCATTTAATCTAGCGCCATTCTCTTACTTTACTGCAGTATCTAGTGCGCCTCCTATTTTAATGCTATCAGTAGGAAAGAAACCTAACGGTGATGATAAGGATACCTTAGCTAACATTATTAAAAATGAAAAAGTGGTTATTCACATTGCTTCTGAGCAACACGCTAGTTTAGTTACGCAAACAGCACAAACATTAGCACATGGTGAATCAGAGCTTACTGATGCGGGAATAGAAACTACCGAATTCGCTAATTTTTCACTACCAAGAATTGCACAATGCGACATTGCTTATGGTTGTGAGTTATATGAAATAAAACCATTAGGTGATGTACCGCAAAGCTTAATTTTCGTTGAAGTTAAACAAGTTTATATTAATGATAAAGTCGTTGATATTGATGAAAAGCAACGCATTAAAGTACATGCCGATAGAATCCAGCCGTTAGCGCGCCTTGGTGGTGCCGAATACGCTACTATTAATAATCCCTTTGAGATTAGTAGACCCAAATAA
- the gluQRS gene encoding tRNA glutamyl-Q(34) synthetase GluQRS, translating to MQVLQKKPQDIKRPSLSSQDSYRGRFAPSPSGLLHFGSLIAALASFLDAKATIDANGNQGKWLVRIEDIDPPREKVGASTAILTTLEAFGLHWDEDVLYQSQQTARYKHTLNELKRQQLSYYCQCTRNEIKKLGGIYQGHCRTQKNSKEESATRLINQYGLYQFNDIFQGHICCDKKLAEEDFIIHRKDKLFAYQLAVVHDDIYQNISHVIRGCDLLEPTARQLTLYATLNKKAPQYGHIPLAVTKPGFKLSKQNKATAIDNNNPQPALISALLFLGQNPDRYLVHEKVPDIINWAIKHWDREKVAKVKEINIELN from the coding sequence TTGCAAGTTTTACAGAAAAAACCTCAAGATATAAAACGACCATCGTTATCATCGCAAGATAGTTATCGTGGTCGTTTTGCTCCCTCACCTTCTGGTTTACTACACTTCGGCTCATTGATCGCAGCATTAGCTAGTTTTTTAGATGCTAAAGCAACCATTGATGCAAACGGTAACCAAGGCAAATGGTTAGTTCGAATAGAAGACATTGATCCTCCACGTGAAAAAGTTGGCGCTAGTACCGCTATTTTAACAACACTAGAAGCATTTGGCTTACATTGGGATGAAGATGTTCTATATCAAAGCCAACAAACTGCGCGATATAAACACACTTTAAATGAATTAAAACGACAGCAGCTAAGTTATTACTGTCAATGCACACGGAACGAAATTAAAAAGCTTGGTGGTATTTATCAAGGGCATTGTCGTACTCAAAAAAATTCAAAGGAAGAAAGTGCGACTCGCCTTATTAATCAATATGGTCTGTATCAATTTAATGATATTTTCCAAGGTCATATATGTTGCGATAAAAAATTAGCTGAAGAAGACTTCATTATACACCGAAAAGATAAGCTATTTGCTTATCAACTTGCTGTTGTTCATGATGATATTTATCAAAATATAAGTCATGTTATTCGTGGCTGTGACTTACTTGAACCAACAGCCAGACAACTAACCTTGTACGCAACACTCAATAAAAAAGCGCCTCAGTACGGTCATATTCCGCTAGCGGTTACTAAGCCAGGCTTTAAACTGAGCAAACAAAATAAAGCGACAGCGATTGATAATAACAATCCTCAACCTGCATTAATTTCCGCCCTTCTCTTTTTAGGACAAAACCCTGACCGCTATTTAGTTCACGAGAAGGTTCCCGACATTATCAATTGGGCAATTAAACACTGGGATAGAGAAAAAGTAGCTAAGGTCAAAGAAATAAACATTGAGCTTAACTAA
- the dksA gene encoding RNA polymerase-binding protein DksA, whose translation MPTGKNKALGILALAGVEPYQEKANEEYMGEPQKVHFKKILDAWRVQLREEVDRTVTHMQDEAANFPDPVDRAAQEEEFSLELRTRDRERKLIKKIEKTLQLIEEDEFGFCKSCGIDIGIRRLEARPTADLCIECKTLAEIKERQMAG comes from the coding sequence ATGCCAACAGGTAAAAATAAAGCATTAGGTATTTTAGCATTAGCAGGCGTAGAGCCTTACCAGGAAAAAGCTAATGAAGAATACATGGGTGAGCCCCAAAAAGTACATTTTAAAAAGATTTTAGATGCGTGGCGTGTACAATTACGTGAAGAAGTAGACCGTACCGTAACTCATATGCAAGATGAAGCAGCGAACTTCCCTGATCCGGTTGATAGAGCAGCACAAGAAGAAGAGTTTAGCTTAGAATTGCGTACCCGAGATCGTGAACGTAAACTCATTAAGAAAATTGAGAAAACGTTGCAGTTAATAGAAGAAGATGAGTTTGGCTTCTGTAAATCTTGTGGTATTGATATCGGTATTCGCCGTTTAGAAGCAAGACCTACTGCTGATCTTTGCATTGAATGTAAAACATTAGCAGAAATAAAAGAACGTCAAATGGCTGGCTAA
- the rplN gene encoding 50S ribosomal protein L14, with protein sequence MIQMQSQLNVADNSGAKRVQCIKVLGGSHRRYARIGDIIKVAVKEASPRGKVKKGDVHTAVVVRTKKGVRRTDGSAIRFDENAAVMLNASLQPIGTRIFGPVTRELRNEKFMKIVSLAPEVL encoded by the coding sequence ATGATCCAAATGCAATCACAGCTTAATGTTGCTGATAACAGTGGCGCTAAGCGTGTTCAATGTATAAAGGTTCTTGGTGGCTCGCACCGTCGCTATGCACGCATTGGTGATATCATCAAAGTTGCCGTAAAGGAAGCAAGTCCTCGCGGTAAAGTAAAAAAAGGTGATGTTCACACTGCGGTAGTGGTGCGCACTAAGAAAGGTGTTCGTCGTACAGATGGTTCTGCTATCCGTTTCGATGAAAACGCGGCTGTAATGCTTAATGCAAGCTTACAACCAATTGGTACTCGTATTTTTGGGCCTGTGACACGTGAACTTCGTAATGAAAAATTTATGAAGATCGTATCATTAGCACCAGAAGTACTATAA
- the rplX gene encoding 50S ribosomal protein L24 → MASKIRRDDEVVILAGKDKGKTGKVTKVLVESGKVFVEGVNLIKKHTKPVPQLQQPGGIIEKEAPLQVSNVAILNPKSGKADRVGFRFEDGKKVRFFKSDNELI, encoded by the coding sequence ATGGCATCTAAGATTCGTCGTGATGATGAAGTAGTTATACTTGCAGGTAAAGACAAGGGCAAAACTGGTAAAGTTACTAAAGTTCTTGTTGAAAGCGGCAAAGTATTCGTAGAAGGCGTAAACTTAATCAAAAAACACACTAAGCCTGTACCACAGTTACAGCAGCCTGGTGGAATTATTGAGAAAGAAGCACCTTTACAAGTATCTAACGTAGCTATCCTTAACCCGAAATCGGGCAAGGCTGACCGCGTTGGTTTTAGATTTGAAGACGGTAAAAAAGTACGTTTCTTTAAATCTGATAACGAATTAATTTAA
- the rplE gene encoding 50S ribosomal protein L5, with the protein MAKLHDLYKDTVVAELQKQFGYKSVMQVPRIEKITLNMGVGEAISDKKVLEHATNDLTAISGQKPVTTVARKSVAGFKIREGYPIGTKVTLRGERMWEFLERLISISIPRIRDFRGLNPKSFDGRGNYSMGVREQIIFPEINYDKIDKIRGLDITITTSAKDNEEGHALLSAFNFPFKKKV; encoded by the coding sequence ATGGCGAAACTGCATGATTTATATAAAGATACAGTTGTAGCTGAGTTGCAAAAGCAATTTGGTTATAAAAGTGTCATGCAAGTCCCTCGGATTGAAAAGATCACCCTTAACATGGGTGTTGGCGAAGCAATTTCTGATAAGAAAGTGCTAGAACACGCCACGAATGATCTTACTGCAATCTCAGGTCAAAAGCCGGTCACGACAGTAGCACGCAAATCAGTTGCGGGCTTCAAAATTCGTGAAGGCTATCCTATAGGCACAAAAGTAACTCTACGCGGCGAGCGTATGTGGGAATTTTTAGAGCGTTTAATCTCTATTTCTATTCCTCGTATCCGTGACTTCCGTGGCTTAAATCCTAAGTCATTTGATGGTCGTGGTAATTACAGCATGGGCGTTCGTGAGCAAATCATCTTCCCTGAAATCAATTATGATAAAATTGATAAAATTCGCGGATTAGATATCACTATTACTACTAGCGCGAAAGATAACGAAGAAGGACATGCTCTATTGTCTGCCTTCAACTTCCCGTTCAAGAAGAAGGTGTAG
- the rpsN gene encoding 30S ribosomal protein S14, which produces MAKTSMKAREDKRTKLVAQYAEKRAALKAIISGVDSSEEERWDAVLKLQSLPRDSSSSRQRNRCNVTGRPHGYLRKFGLSRIKLRETMMRGEVPGLKKASW; this is translated from the coding sequence ATGGCTAAAACGTCAATGAAAGCTCGTGAAGACAAAAGAACTAAGTTAGTAGCACAATACGCTGAAAAGCGTGCTGCGTTAAAAGCAATCATCTCTGGTGTTGATTCTTCTGAAGAAGAGCGCTGGGATGCTGTATTGAAACTTCAAAGTTTACCTCGTGATTCATCAAGTAGCCGTCAACGTAATCGTTGTAATGTTACTGGGCGTCCACATGGTTACTTACGCAAATTTGGTTTAAGCCGTATTAAATTACGCGAAACTATGATGCGTGGTGAAGTTCCAGGTCTTAAGAAAGCTAGTTGGTAA
- the rpsH gene encoding 30S ribosomal protein S8 has translation MMTDPIADMFTRIRNGQSAAKVAVQMPSSKVKVAIATLLKEEGYISEFSVTGDVKPELAVTLKYFEGKEVIEVIKRVSRPGLRVYKNCNELPKVLAGMGIAIISTSKGLMTDRAARSAGIGGEVLGFVE, from the coding sequence ATGATGACTGATCCTATCGCGGACATGTTTACACGCATCCGCAACGGTCAATCTGCAGCAAAAGTTGCAGTACAAATGCCATCTTCAAAAGTAAAAGTTGCTATTGCAACATTACTTAAAGAAGAAGGTTACATTTCAGAGTTTTCAGTTACTGGTGATGTTAAACCAGAATTAGCTGTAACATTGAAATATTTTGAAGGTAAAGAAGTAATTGAAGTGATCAAACGTGTTTCACGTCCTGGTCTTCGCGTATACAAAAACTGTAATGAACTTCCTAAAGTTCTTGCCGGAATGGGTATTGCGATAATTTCGACTTCTAAAGGTTTGATGACGGATCGTGCTGCTCGCTCTGCGGGTATTGGCGGTGAAGTTCTTGGTTTCGTAGAGTAA
- the rplF gene encoding 50S ribosomal protein L6: MSRVAKAPVVVPAGVTITLSGQDITVKGPVGELSRTIHNFVTVSQEESEIKINIACEERTAWAQAGTARALINNMVEGVSKGFEKKLVLQGVGYRAKAAGKSVDLSLGFSHPISHAIPEGITVETPSQTEIILKGCDKHLVGQTAANIRAYRKPEPYKGKGVRYSDEHVRRKEAKKK; this comes from the coding sequence ATGTCTCGTGTTGCAAAAGCACCTGTCGTTGTTCCTGCTGGCGTTACCATTACGTTATCAGGTCAAGACATTACAGTTAAAGGTCCAGTAGGTGAATTATCACGTACAATTCATAATTTTGTTACGGTTTCTCAAGAAGAAAGCGAAATCAAAATTAATATTGCATGTGAAGAAAGAACTGCATGGGCTCAAGCCGGTACTGCTCGCGCTTTAATCAATAATATGGTTGAAGGTGTTAGTAAAGGTTTTGAAAAGAAATTAGTTTTACAGGGTGTTGGTTACCGTGCAAAAGCTGCTGGTAAATCTGTAGATTTATCATTAGGTTTTTCACACCCAATCAGCCACGCAATTCCTGAAGGAATTACTGTTGAAACTCCTAGCCAAACTGAAATCATACTGAAAGGTTGTGATAAGCATTTAGTTGGTCAAACCGCAGCGAACATTCGTGCATACCGTAAACCAGAGCCTTATAAAGGTAAAGGTGTACGTTATTCTGATGAACACGTTCGTCGTAAAGAAGCTAAGAAGAAGTAG
- the rplR gene encoding 50S ribosomal protein L18 yields the protein MDKKTSRLRRAKRARAKISELGANRLVIFRTPRHIYAQLIAPTGSEVIASASTLDKEVSAQIENTGNVAAATAVGKAIAERAVAKGISKIAFDRSGFLYHGRVKALAEAAREAGLQF from the coding sequence ATGGATAAGAAAACATCTCGTTTGCGCCGCGCTAAACGCGCACGTGCAAAAATTAGCGAGTTGGGTGCGAATCGTTTAGTTATATTCCGTACTCCTCGTCACATTTACGCTCAATTGATCGCGCCAACTGGTTCTGAAGTAATCGCATCTGCGTCAACTTTAGACAAAGAAGTTAGTGCACAAATTGAAAACACAGGTAATGTTGCAGCAGCAACTGCAGTAGGTAAAGCAATAGCTGAACGTGCTGTGGCAAAAGGTATCTCTAAGATAGCTTTTGATCGCTCTGGTTTCCTTTATCATGGTCGCGTTAAAGCATTAGCAGAAGCAGCTCGCGAAGCTGGCCTTCAGTTCTAG
- the rpsE gene encoding 30S ribosomal protein S5, with protein MANHNQENSQQSDMAEKLIAVNRVSKVVKGGRIFSFTALTVVGDGNGRVGFGYGKAREVPAAIQKAMEKAHRNIVNVDLKGTTLQHVIIGKHSGSKVYMQPASEGTGIIAGGAMRAVLEVAGVQNVLSKAYGSTNPINVVRATVSALTNMHSPEGMAAKRGLSVDEILG; from the coding sequence ATGGCAAATCATAATCAAGAAAACTCACAACAAAGTGATATGGCTGAAAAGCTAATCGCCGTTAACCGTGTTTCAAAAGTGGTTAAAGGTGGTCGCATATTCAGTTTTACAGCACTAACAGTAGTTGGTGACGGTAACGGTCGCGTTGGTTTTGGCTACGGTAAAGCACGTGAAGTGCCTGCTGCAATCCAAAAAGCAATGGAAAAAGCGCATCGTAACATTGTAAACGTAGACTTGAAGGGTACTACTCTTCAGCATGTCATTATTGGCAAGCATTCAGGTTCTAAAGTTTACATGCAACCAGCTTCTGAAGGTACAGGTATCATCGCCGGTGGCGCGATGCGTGCAGTACTTGAAGTTGCAGGCGTTCAGAACGTATTGTCAAAAGCATACGGTTCTACTAACCCAATTAACGTAGTTCGTGCTACTGTTTCAGCCCTGACGAATATGCATTCGCCAGAAGGTATGGCAGCTAAACGCGGTCTTAGCGTTGATGAAATACTGGGGTAA
- the rpmD gene encoding 50S ribosomal protein L30, giving the protein MSKTVKVTQIKSSIGRLPKHRATLKGLGLRRINHTVELEDTPSVRGMINKVIYMIKVED; this is encoded by the coding sequence ATGTCTAAAACAGTTAAAGTAACGCAAATAAAAAGTTCTATCGGTCGTTTACCGAAACATAGAGCTACATTAAAAGGCCTTGGTTTACGTCGTATCAATCATACAGTTGAGTTAGAAGATACTCCATCTGTACGTGGTATGATAAACAAGGTTATTTATATGATTAAGGTGGAGGATTAA
- the rplO gene encoding 50S ribosomal protein L15 — protein sequence MHLNTLSPAPGSNKTKKRCGRGIGSGIGKTGGRGHKGQKSRSGGSVRPGFEGGQMPLKQRLPKFGFTSRKSLVRAEVRLHELNLIKGDVVDIHALKDAGLISRNIETAKIMLSGEITRKITVRGLGVTKGARVAIEAAGGNIEE from the coding sequence ATGCATTTAAATACTTTATCCCCTGCACCGGGATCTAATAAAACTAAAAAACGCTGTGGTCGTGGTATCGGTTCAGGTATCGGAAAAACTGGTGGTCGTGGTCACAAAGGTCAGAAGTCTCGTTCTGGCGGTAGTGTACGTCCTGGTTTTGAAGGTGGACAAATGCCATTGAAACAACGTTTACCTAAATTTGGTTTTACTTCACGTAAATCTTTAGTTCGCGCTGAAGTTCGTTTACATGAATTAAATCTTATTAAAGGTGATGTTGTTGATATTCACGCGTTAAAAGATGCTGGTCTAATCAGCCGTAACATTGAAACAGCAAAAATTATGCTGTCTGGCGAGATTACTCGTAAGATCACTGTTCGCGGTTTAGGCGTAACTAAAGGTGCTCGTGTAGCTATTGAAGCTGCCGGTGGTAACATCGAGGAATAA
- the secY gene encoding preprotein translocase subunit SecY: MATPGMDASQKGSKGAGGLSELKQRLWFVFIALVVLRLGSFVPIPGIDAAVLAQFFEQQKGTIVEMFNMFSGGALERASVLALGIMPYISASIIMQLLTVVSPKFAELKKEGEAGRRKISQYTRYGTLVLATVQSIAIARSLPDMMQGLVINAGFSFYFTAVVSLVTGTMFLMWLGEQITERGIGNGISIIIFAGIVAGMPSAVGQTAEMARQGELHLLVLLLIGAVVFAVTFLVVFVERGQRRIVVNYAKRQQGRKVFAAQSTHLPLKVNMAGVIPPIFASSLILFPGTLASWFGQGEGPVADFLQGVSQAMSPGQPLYVLMLAAAIIFFCFFYTALVFNPRETADNLKKSGAFIPGIRPGEQTSKYIDKVMTRLTLAGAMYITFVCLVPQFMIIAWDVQFYFGGTSLLIIVVVIMDFMAQVQTHMMSHQYDNVLKKANLKGHGR; the protein is encoded by the coding sequence ATGGCTACACCAGGAATGGACGCTTCTCAAAAGGGAAGTAAAGGCGCAGGCGGTTTGTCTGAGCTGAAACAAAGATTATGGTTCGTATTCATTGCATTAGTAGTGCTACGCTTAGGATCATTTGTACCAATCCCTGGTATTGACGCCGCTGTATTAGCTCAGTTCTTTGAACAACAAAAGGGCACCATTGTAGAGATGTTTAACATGTTCTCTGGTGGTGCACTTGAGCGAGCCTCGGTATTGGCTTTAGGTATTATGCCGTACATCTCAGCTTCAATTATTATGCAACTGTTAACTGTGGTTAGTCCAAAGTTTGCAGAGCTTAAGAAAGAAGGTGAAGCTGGACGTCGTAAGATCAGTCAATACACACGCTACGGCACATTAGTTCTAGCAACAGTACAGTCGATTGCGATTGCGAGAAGTTTACCGGATATGATGCAAGGGCTAGTAATTAATGCTGGCTTTAGTTTCTATTTTACTGCGGTAGTTAGTTTGGTTACTGGTACCATGTTTTTAATGTGGTTAGGTGAGCAAATTACTGAACGTGGTATTGGTAACGGTATTTCAATCATTATATTTGCAGGTATTGTTGCTGGCATGCCATCGGCTGTTGGTCAAACAGCTGAGATGGCGCGTCAAGGTGAATTGCACTTATTAGTATTATTGCTTATTGGCGCTGTAGTATTTGCAGTGACTTTCTTAGTAGTGTTTGTAGAGCGTGGTCAACGACGAATCGTTGTTAACTATGCTAAACGTCAGCAAGGCCGTAAGGTTTTTGCGGCGCAAAGCACGCATTTACCATTGAAAGTGAATATGGCGGGTGTTATCCCACCAATCTTCGCCTCTAGCCTTATTTTGTTCCCTGGCACGCTTGCGAGCTGGTTTGGACAAGGTGAAGGCCCTGTAGCTGATTTCTTACAAGGTGTATCTCAGGCGATGTCGCCAGGGCAACCTTTGTATGTTTTAATGTTAGCAGCAGCAATTATATTTTTCTGTTTCTTTTATACGGCATTGGTTTTCAATCCGCGTGAAACAGCAGATAACTTGAAAAAGTCAGGTGCGTTCATACCAGGGATTCGTCCGGGTGAACAAACGTCCAAATATATAGATAAAGTAATGACTCGTTTAACCCTAGCTGGTGCGATGTATATTACCTTTGTCTGTTTGGTTCCACAGTTTATGATCATAGCATGGGACGTACAGTTCTATTTTGGCGGTACATCATTATTGATTATCGTGGTTGTGATTATGGACTTTATGGCACAAGTACAAACGCATATGATGTCTCATCAATATGACAATGTACTTAAAAAAGCAAACTTAAAAGGTCACGGTCGTTAG
- the rpmJ gene encoding 50S ribosomal protein L36, whose product MKVRASVKKICRNCKVVKRKGVIRVLCSEPKHKQRQG is encoded by the coding sequence ATGAAAGTACGTGCATCCGTAAAAAAGATTTGTCGTAATTGTAAAGTGGTTAAGCGTAAAGGCGTTATACGCGTTCTTTGTTCTGAACCAAAGCACAAACAAAGACAAGGTTAG
- the rpsM gene encoding 30S ribosomal protein S13, which produces MARIAGINIPDRKHAVIAITAIYGIGATRAKAICAAAGIEESTKISELDEAKIDLLRAEVDKFTVEGDLRREVSMNIKRLMDLGCFRGIRHRRSLPLRGQRTKTNARTRKGPRKPIKK; this is translated from the coding sequence GTGGCCCGTATCGCTGGCATTAACATCCCTGATCGTAAGCATGCAGTAATCGCCATTACTGCGATTTACGGTATCGGCGCTACCCGTGCAAAAGCTATTTGTGCGGCAGCAGGTATCGAAGAATCAACGAAGATCAGTGAATTAGACGAAGCAAAAATTGATTTGCTACGCGCTGAAGTGGATAAATTTACCGTAGAAGGTGATTTACGCCGTGAAGTTTCAATGAACATTAAACGTCTTATGGATTTAGGTTGTTTCCGTGGCATACGCCATCGTCGCAGTCTTCCTTTACGTGGTCAACGCACTAAAACAAATGCGCGTACCCGTAAAGGTCCTCGTAAGCCAATTAAGAAGTAA
- the rpsK gene encoding 30S ribosomal protein S11 produces MAKTPVRTRKRVKKQVADGMAHIHASFNNTIVTLTDRQGNALSWATAGGSGFRGSRKSTPFAAQVAADRAGATAKEFGLKNIEVFVKGPGPGRESAIRALNAAGFKITNITDVTPIPHNGCRPPKKRRV; encoded by the coding sequence ATGGCTAAAACACCCGTACGTACGCGTAAACGCGTAAAAAAACAAGTTGCTGATGGCATGGCTCATATTCATGCTTCTTTCAACAACACAATCGTGACTCTTACAGACCGTCAAGGTAATGCATTATCTTGGGCGACTGCTGGTGGTTCAGGTTTCCGTGGTTCACGTAAATCTACCCCTTTTGCTGCGCAAGTAGCTGCAGACCGCGCAGGCGCTACTGCAAAAGAGTTTGGTTTGAAGAATATTGAAGTGTTCGTTAAAGGTCCAGGTCCAGGTCGTGAATCTGCTATCCGTGCCTTAAATGCTGCTGGTTTTAAAATCACCAACATTACTGACGTTACACCTATTCCTCATAATGGTTGTCGTCCTCCTAAGAAACGTCGCGTTTAA
- the rpsD gene encoding 30S ribosomal protein S4, with amino-acid sequence MARYLGPKLKLSRREGTDLFLKSGVRAIDTKCKIETIPGQHGARRGRLSDYGVQLREKQKVRRIFGVLEKQFSNYYKEAARLKGNTGENLLQLLETRLDNVVYRMGYASTRAEARQLVSHKAIVVNGVVVNIPSFTVKAEDVVSVREKSKTQARIIAALDLADQREKPLWVEVDNKKLEGTFKRVPDRADLSAEINEQLIVELYSK; translated from the coding sequence ATGGCTAGATATTTAGGTCCTAAGTTAAAACTTAGTCGCCGCGAAGGTACAGATTTGTTCCTTAAAAGCGGTGTTAGAGCAATAGACACTAAATGTAAAATCGAAACAATACCAGGTCAACACGGCGCTCGTCGCGGTCGTTTGTCAGACTACGGTGTTCAACTTCGTGAAAAACAAAAGGTTCGTCGTATTTTTGGCGTACTTGAAAAACAATTCAGTAATTACTACAAAGAAGCGGCACGTCTAAAAGGTAATACAGGTGAAAACTTGTTACAACTTTTAGAAACACGTTTAGATAACGTAGTTTACCGTATGGGCTATGCAAGCACTCGTGCTGAAGCTCGTCAATTAGTTAGCCATAAGGCTATCGTGGTAAACGGCGTAGTAGTAAATATTCCATCTTTCACTGTTAAAGCTGAAGATGTGGTTTCTGTTCGTGAGAAGTCTAAAACTCAAGCGCGTATTATCGCTGCTTTAGATTTAGCCGACCAACGTGAAAAACCACTTTGGGTTGAAGTTGATAACAAAAAACTTGAAGGTACATTTAAACGTGTTCCTGATAGAGCTGACTTATCTGCTGAAATTAATGAACAGTTGATTGTTGAACTTTACTCTAAGTAG